A region of Salvia splendens isolate huo1 chromosome 17, SspV2, whole genome shotgun sequence DNA encodes the following proteins:
- the LOC121774068 gene encoding NAC domain-containing protein 71-like — protein MGPMTLPPGFRFHPTDEELVAYYLDRKINGGTIELDVIPEVDLYKSEPWDLPDKSFLPSKDMEWYFYGPRDKKYPNGSRTNRATRSGYWKATGKDRTVHSQKRAVGMKKTLVYYRGRAPHGVRTDWVMHEYRLTSSTSTLKDSYALCRVMKKNIVSQNEAAAEQVLWDEGATPETSRDQNTSSDLTPAAVVSKDSTAQIGSDEVNSSVMDQFYCNGTESISNFNFQDYTGLFCESWNPSVGMNDFPEIDFPTEWKSGGEHVADSDRFKDCLNGIANLDEIYALCSTHDSYAHTL, from the exons ATGGGGCCAATGACACTTCCTCCCGGATTCCGGTTCCATCCAACGGACGAGGAGCTCGTGGCCTACTATCTCGACCGGAAAATCAACGGTGGGACAATCGAGCTCGACGTCATCCCCGAGGTTGATCTCTACAAATCTGAGCCCTGGGATTTACCCG ATAAATCATTCTTGCCGAGTAAGGACATGGAGTGGTACTTCTACGGCCCACGGGACAAGAAGTACCCGAACGGGTCACGCACAAATCGCGCGACGCGCTCGGGGTACTGGAAGGCGACCGGGAAAGACCGGACCGTGCACTCACAGAAGCGTGCGGTCGGGATGAAGAAGACATTGGTGTATTACAGAGGAAGGGCGCCACATGGCGTTAGAACTGATTGGGTAATGCACGAGTATCGCCTCACATCCTCCACGTCAactctcaag GATTCTTATGCACTATGTCGGGTGATGAAGAAAAACATAGTCTCACAAAATGAAGCAGCCGCGGAGCAagttttatgggacgaaggcgCGACCCCGGAAACATCCCGGGATCAAAATACCTCGTCCGATCTCACACCAGCCGCGGTCGTCTCCAAAGATTCAACGGCTCAGATCGGATCAGATGAAGTGAATAGCTCCGTGATGGATCAATTCTATTGCAATGGCACTGAAAGCatatcaaatttcaattttcag GATTACACAGGTTTATTCTGTGAATCATGGAATCCATCGGTGGGGATGAACGATTTCCCGGAGATAGATTTTCCGACGGAGTGGAAATCGGGCGGTGAACACGTGGCGGATTCGGATAGGTTCAAGGATTGTCTCAACGGCATTGCAAATCTAGATGAGATTTATGCCTTGTGCTCTACACACGATAGTTATGCACACactttgtaa